A window from Gottschalkiaceae bacterium SANA encodes these proteins:
- a CDS encoding argininosuccinate synthase, which translates to MKKKVVLAYSGGLDTTAIIAWLKETYDYEIIAACINVGQGKELVGMEEKALASGASKIYIEDQTQQFLEECAWPTLKAGAIYESKYMLGTSIARPVISKRLVEIAQMEGAEAICHGCTGKGNDQVRFELTIKALAPDMKIIAPWRIWDMQSREDVIEYCEKKGLTLPWKKEESYSRDRNIWHLSHEGLELEDPSLEPDYKKLLKMTTSLEEAPNTPEYVTIGYKKGIPVSINGEILSTVALMEKANEIAGKHGVGLADIVESRIVGMKSRGVYETPGGTLLYTGHQELEHLCLDKQTYSYKQVLGIKFAELVYSGEWYTPLRQALSAFVDSTQEMVTGTVTLKLYKGNVIPAGAESIYSLYNEDIASFATGDLYDHKDAAGFINLFGLPMKVRAMMLDQVNKGKDE; encoded by the coding sequence ATGAAGAAAAAAGTCGTACTTGCCTATTCAGGCGGATTGGACACAACAGCTATCATCGCATGGTTAAAAGAAACCTATGATTATGAAATTATTGCTGCCTGCATTAATGTAGGACAAGGGAAAGAACTCGTTGGCATGGAAGAAAAAGCACTCGCCTCAGGGGCCAGTAAGATCTATATCGAAGATCAAACTCAACAATTCCTTGAGGAATGCGCTTGGCCAACCTTAAAAGCCGGTGCCATTTACGAAAGTAAATATATGCTGGGCACATCCATAGCACGACCGGTTATTTCTAAGCGATTGGTTGAAATCGCACAAATGGAAGGCGCAGAAGCGATTTGTCACGGCTGCACCGGAAAAGGCAACGATCAGGTACGTTTCGAACTGACTATCAAGGCCCTTGCACCAGATATGAAAATTATTGCGCCTTGGAGAATTTGGGATATGCAATCCCGTGAAGATGTAATCGAATATTGCGAGAAGAAGGGCCTAACCCTTCCTTGGAAGAAAGAAGAGAGCTACAGTCGAGACCGAAATATTTGGCACCTAAGCCACGAAGGCCTTGAACTTGAGGATCCCTCTTTGGAACCTGACTACAAAAAATTGTTGAAGATGACAACTAGCCTTGAAGAAGCGCCAAACACCCCAGAGTATGTTACCATCGGCTACAAAAAAGGGATCCCCGTTTCCATCAATGGCGAGATCTTGTCTACCGTTGCTTTAATGGAAAAAGCCAATGAAATCGCAGGCAAACACGGCGTCGGACTTGCCGATATCGTAGAAAGCCGAATCGTTGGCATGAAGTCTAGGGGCGTGTATGAAACACCAGGCGGAACTTTGCTTTATACCGGCCACCAAGAGTTGGAGCATCTTTGCCTGGACAAACAGACCTATTCTTACAAACAAGTTCTCGGCATCAAGTTCGCAGAACTGGTTTACAGTGGCGAATGGTATACCCCACTTCGTCAAGCCTTAAGCGCTTTCGTTGACTCCACTCAAGAAATGGTGACTGGAACCGTTACACTGAAGCTGTACAAGGGAAATGTTATTCCTGCTGGGGCAGAGTCCATTTACTCGCTTTACAACGAAGATATCGCAAGCTTTGCTACTGGCGACTTATACGATCATAAAGACGCAGCTGGCTTTATCAACCTATTTGGCTTGCCAATGAAGGTACGAGCTATGATGTTGGATCAAGTCAACAAAGGAAAGGATGAATAG